In Sporosarcina luteola, a single window of DNA contains:
- a CDS encoding urease accessory protein UreD, which produces MSKVARRHHNGKLDMVFEPRRGYTRMPHVFQQPPLKASRELYEGKDPTATVFVMESSGGMVAGDRNDITIRLLPGSKARIIQQSALKVYRSHTGETCVQSIDVQLEEESRLEWMPEVIIPFADSKFQMETTIRLAKGATLLWGEIIAPGREMRGEVFDFSSLKSMMKIYVEEELLAFDSLHFVPDNLHLNGLGLLEEALYVGSIWLVSEKADEIDLRAIHEAMNVGDGLRAGVTRLAGNAVHCRFLGVNQWRLQQELKRVFSELAALI; this is translated from the coding sequence GTGAGTAAAGTGGCACGGAGGCACCATAACGGCAAACTGGATATGGTGTTTGAGCCAAGAAGAGGCTATACCCGGATGCCGCATGTGTTCCAGCAGCCACCTTTAAAGGCGAGCCGTGAGCTGTACGAAGGCAAGGATCCAACAGCGACGGTATTTGTGATGGAGTCGTCAGGCGGAATGGTAGCGGGAGATCGCAATGATATTACGATCCGCCTGTTGCCGGGAAGCAAAGCGAGAATCATCCAGCAATCGGCATTGAAAGTGTACCGGTCGCATACGGGCGAAACGTGCGTTCAATCGATTGACGTGCAGCTTGAGGAAGAGTCGCGTCTCGAATGGATGCCGGAAGTGATCATCCCATTCGCTGATTCCAAATTCCAGATGGAAACGACAATCCGTCTTGCGAAGGGTGCCACATTACTTTGGGGTGAAATCATCGCTCCAGGCCGGGAGATGCGCGGTGAAGTATTCGATTTCTCTTCATTGAAATCAATGATGAAGATCTACGTCGAAGAGGAGCTGCTCGCGTTCGACAGCCTTCATTTCGTCCCGGACAATCTGCATCTAAATGGACTTGGTTTACTTGAAGAGGCATTGTATGTCGGTTCCATTTGGCTCGTTTCGGAAAAGGCCGATGAAATCGATCTGCGGGCGATTCATGAAGCGATGAATGTCGGAGACGGATTAAGGGCGGGCGTGACCAGACTTGCGGGAAATGCGGTGCATTGCCGTTTTCTCGGGGTGAATCAATGGAGACTTCAGCAGGAATTGAAACGGGTATTTTCCGAGCTGGCGGCACTCATATAA
- the ureG gene encoding urease accessory protein UreG — protein MKPVRIGIGGPVGSGKTSLVDALTRAMHEDYNVAVITNDIYTREDAQFLMNHGVLGEDRILGVETGGCPHTAIREDASMNFAAIDELKERFKDLDIVFVESGGDNLSATFSPELVDGYIYVIDVAEGQDIPRKGGPALTRSDLLLVNKTDLAPHVGVDLELYESDVKKMRGGRPYVLADVRTRKNVDQIVNWIKRNMLLEGAGTASGE, from the coding sequence ATGAAACCAGTACGTATTGGAATTGGGGGTCCCGTCGGATCGGGCAAGACATCGCTCGTCGACGCATTGACCCGTGCGATGCATGAAGACTACAACGTTGCAGTTATTACGAATGATATATATACACGCGAGGATGCTCAATTCCTGATGAATCACGGTGTGTTGGGTGAAGATAGGATTCTTGGTGTGGAGACAGGCGGATGCCCGCATACGGCAATCCGTGAAGATGCTTCCATGAACTTCGCGGCAATCGATGAACTTAAGGAACGTTTCAAAGACCTTGATATCGTTTTCGTAGAGAGCGGCGGGGATAACTTGTCGGCTACGTTCAGCCCTGAACTTGTAGATGGATATATCTACGTAATCGACGTTGCGGAAGGACAGGATATTCCGAGAAAAGGCGGCCCGGCGTTGACAAGATCAGATCTTTTATTGGTCAATAAAACGGACCTTGCACCCCATGTCGGCGTTGACCTTGAACTGTACGAGAGCGACGTGAAGAAGATGAGAGGCGGCCGTCCTTACGTTTTAGCGGATGTACGGACACGAAAAAATGTCGACCAGATCGTCAATTGGATCAAACGGAATATGCTTTTAGAAGGCGCGGGAACAGCGAGTGGTGAGTAA
- a CDS encoding urease accessory protein UreF, protein MKQQNDDSSNLSNTVAIPTDIQFLRLLQIHDSAFPIGTYTQSYGMETYIQDDAIRTKEELIAFCTTFLYQNLVYGDAILIQEAHKAAKDRDIDRLLHLENLCGAIKLAKESRDASVNLGRQFIKTVSPLVEDAFFDEWKNRIAANEIKGHYAILYGIYCAVNNMDAHYAVLSYLFSSVNGLVTNAVRAVPFGQNTGVQAVHLLAEEAVAAAGLVAGLTEKDISNNALGIELASMKHEYLHSRLFIS, encoded by the coding sequence ATGAAACAACAGAACGACGATTCAAGCAACCTTTCAAATACCGTGGCCATTCCCACTGATATACAGTTTCTAAGACTTCTCCAAATCCACGATTCGGCGTTCCCGATCGGCACATATACACAATCCTACGGGATGGAGACGTATATCCAGGATGACGCAATCCGGACGAAGGAAGAGCTAATCGCTTTTTGTACGACTTTTCTCTATCAGAATCTCGTATATGGCGATGCGATCCTTATTCAGGAGGCGCATAAGGCTGCAAAGGACCGGGACATCGATCGGCTTCTGCATTTAGAAAATCTTTGCGGCGCTATCAAGCTTGCGAAGGAGTCCAGGGATGCAAGCGTCAATTTGGGCAGGCAGTTCATCAAAACGGTTTCACCGCTCGTCGAGGATGCTTTTTTCGACGAGTGGAAAAACCGGATCGCTGCGAATGAAATCAAAGGCCACTATGCAATCCTTTATGGCATTTATTGCGCCGTCAATAATATGGATGCGCATTATGCGGTCCTTTCGTATTTATTCTCATCGGTGAACGGGCTCGTCACAAACGCAGTACGCGCGGTGCCGTTCGGACAAAATACCGGTGTGCAGGCAGTGCATCTGCTGGCGGAAGAGGCGGTTGCGGCTGCCGGATTAGTTGCCGGTTTGACAGAAAAGGATATTAGCAATAATGCGCTAGGCATCGAGCTTGCATCGATGAAGCACGAATATTTACATTCAAGATTATTCATTTCATGA
- a CDS encoding urease accessory protein UreE, which yields MLIEKIIGNIGDTEEIPGKRIEWVELEWEELSKRILRTETTEGTDVALRLNQEEPLKYGDLLFEDDNRAIVIRTKMESVIVIRPKDMVEMGKAAFELGNRHTPSLIEKDEIVVRADHTLAPLLDEVGVDYETTERRFKQPFKYRGHSH from the coding sequence ATGCTAATTGAAAAAATCATAGGCAATATCGGTGATACAGAAGAAATTCCAGGAAAGCGCATCGAGTGGGTCGAACTGGAATGGGAAGAACTAAGCAAGCGTATTTTGCGGACAGAAACGACAGAAGGCACAGATGTCGCGTTGCGCCTCAACCAGGAAGAGCCGTTGAAATACGGCGATCTTTTGTTTGAAGACGACAATCGTGCCATCGTGATTCGGACGAAAATGGAATCGGTCATCGTCATCCGGCCGAAAGATATGGTCGAAATGGGCAAGGCCGCATTCGAGCTTGGCAACCGTCATACCCCTTCTTTAATCGAAAAAGATGAAATTGTCGTTCGCGCAGATCACACGTTGGCGCCATTACTAGATGAGGTGGGTGTGGACTATGAAACAACAGAACGACGATTCAAGCAACCTTTCAAATACCGTGGCCATTCCCACTGA
- the ureC gene encoding urease subunit alpha: MKISHEQYARMFGPTVGDKVRLADTDLWIEIEKDYTTYGDEGIFGGGKSLRVSMGQNGEKTSEDGVLDTVITNATIIDHTGIVKADIGIKNGRIAGIGKAGNPNTMDGVDQGMIIGVGTEVYGGEGLIATAGAIDTHIHLISPQQVEVALNAGTTTFIGGGTGPASGSTATTVTPGKWHMHRMLQQIEDIPLNIGIFGKGSAAFPAPLVEQIRAGAIGLKIHEDWGATPSALDQSLTVADEYDVQIALHSDTLNEAGFVEDTINAINGRVIHVFHTEGAGGGHAPDQLKMASLPNVLPASTNPTKPFTVNTIDEHMDMLMVCHHLKRDVAEDVAFADSRIRPETIAAEDIMQDLGILSIMSSDSQAMGRVGEVAIRTWQTADKMKKQRGPLPQEAEKDNDNYRVKRYIAKYTINPAIAQGISHEVGSIEDGKLADIVLWEPAFFGIKASVVIKGGIAVYAATGDPNASIPTPQPFMGRRMYGFHGQGPQNSSMTFLPKIAVEEGLPEQLGLKKMIGTVKNCRNVSKADMKHNSEMPVIDVDPETYEVKIDGELATCEPVDVLPMAQRYFLF, from the coding sequence GTGAAAATTTCACATGAACAATATGCAAGGATGTTCGGCCCGACTGTGGGCGACAAGGTCCGTTTAGCGGATACCGATTTATGGATTGAAATTGAAAAAGACTATACAACCTACGGGGACGAAGGTATTTTTGGCGGCGGAAAGTCCCTTCGCGTGTCGATGGGGCAGAACGGTGAAAAAACTTCCGAAGACGGGGTATTGGATACGGTCATTACGAATGCCACAATCATTGATCATACGGGAATCGTGAAGGCAGATATCGGAATCAAGAATGGAAGGATCGCCGGCATTGGCAAGGCGGGGAATCCGAATACGATGGATGGTGTCGATCAAGGCATGATCATCGGTGTCGGTACGGAAGTGTATGGGGGAGAAGGGTTGATTGCGACAGCGGGTGCAATCGACACGCATATTCACCTCATCAGTCCACAACAGGTGGAGGTCGCATTGAATGCGGGAACAACGACATTCATCGGCGGAGGGACAGGTCCTGCGTCAGGTTCCACTGCGACTACGGTGACACCGGGGAAATGGCATATGCATAGGATGCTTCAGCAAATCGAAGACATTCCGTTGAATATCGGTATTTTCGGAAAGGGAAGTGCGGCTTTTCCTGCGCCGCTAGTTGAACAGATCCGTGCGGGTGCAATCGGTTTGAAGATCCATGAGGACTGGGGAGCGACTCCGTCTGCATTGGACCAAAGCTTGACGGTGGCGGATGAATATGATGTTCAGATCGCTCTGCACTCCGATACGTTGAATGAGGCTGGATTTGTCGAGGATACGATCAATGCAATCAATGGACGGGTCATCCACGTATTCCATACAGAAGGTGCAGGTGGAGGCCATGCGCCTGACCAGTTGAAGATGGCGTCACTGCCGAATGTATTGCCGGCGTCGACGAACCCGACAAAACCGTTTACAGTCAATACGATCGATGAGCATATGGACATGCTCATGGTGTGCCACCATTTGAAGCGCGACGTGGCGGAAGATGTCGCTTTTGCGGATTCACGTATCCGTCCGGAGACGATTGCTGCGGAGGATATTATGCAGGATCTTGGGATTCTTAGCATCATGTCATCCGACTCCCAGGCGATGGGCCGGGTCGGGGAAGTGGCAATCCGGACGTGGCAGACGGCGGATAAGATGAAGAAACAACGAGGTCCACTCCCGCAGGAAGCAGAGAAGGACAATGATAATTATCGCGTTAAGCGTTATATCGCAAAATATACGATCAACCCTGCAATCGCCCAAGGGATTTCCCATGAAGTCGGTTCGATTGAGGATGGGAAATTGGCGGATATCGTTTTATGGGAACCGGCATTTTTCGGCATCAAGGCGTCAGTTGTCATTAAGGGCGGCATCGCCGTGTATGCAGCGACAGGTGATCCGAATGCTTCGATCCCGACACCGCAGCCGTTCATGGGCCGCCGGATGTATGGCTTCCACGGGCAAGGACCACAAAATTCATCTATGACCTTCCTACCGAAAATCGCGGTGGAGGAAGGCCTTCCTGAACAGCTCGGGCTGAAGAAGATGATCGGAACGGTGAAAAATTGTCGCAACGTTTCCAAAGCGGACATGAAGCATAATAGCGAAATGCCGGTGATCGATGTTGATCCGGAGACATACGAAGTGAAAATCGACGGAGAACTCGCCACATGCGAACCAGTCGATGTTCTACCTATGGCACAGAGATACTTCTTATTTTAA
- the ureB gene encoding urease subunit beta: MKPGEIKAAEGWIEINVGRDTKTVKVANTGDRPIQVGSHFHFIEVNKFLEFDREQAVGMHLNIPSGTAVRFEPGEEMEVELVEFGGRRHVFGLNKLTEGSTHKKDEIVEKASDGGFKGADS, encoded by the coding sequence TTGAAACCAGGAGAGATCAAAGCTGCTGAAGGATGGATTGAAATTAATGTGGGGCGTGATACGAAAACGGTGAAGGTCGCGAATACAGGCGATCGTCCGATTCAAGTCGGGTCTCATTTTCATTTCATTGAGGTGAATAAGTTTCTTGAATTCGATCGTGAACAGGCGGTCGGCATGCATTTGAATATTCCTTCCGGGACGGCGGTGCGTTTTGAGCCGGGCGAGGAGATGGAAGTGGAACTTGTCGAGTTTGGCGGAAGGCGCCATGTATTCGGTTTGAATAAGTTGACGGAAGGTTCCACTCACAAAAAGGATGAAATTGTCGAGAAAGCGTCGGATGGTGGATTTAAAGGAGCTGACAGTTAA
- the ureA gene encoding urease subunit gamma, with the protein MRLSPVEQEKLMLHVAGELAIKRKERGVKLNYPEAVAFICHFIMEGARDGKSVGQLMSEGKQLLTVDDVMEGVGDMVKDVQIECTFPDGTKLVTVHHPIQ; encoded by the coding sequence TTGAGGTTATCACCAGTTGAACAGGAAAAACTAATGTTGCATGTGGCGGGAGAGCTTGCCATCAAGCGTAAGGAGCGCGGGGTGAAGTTAAATTATCCCGAGGCTGTGGCTTTTATTTGCCATTTCATCATGGAAGGTGCACGTGACGGAAAGTCCGTTGGGCAGTTGATGAGTGAAGGCAAGCAGCTGTTGACGGTGGACGATGTGATGGAAGGCGTCGGTGATATGGTGAAAGATGTACAGATCGAGTGCACGTTCCCGGATGGAACGAAACTGGTCACTGTGCATCACCCAATTCAATAA
- a CDS encoding ABC transporter ATP-binding protein, whose translation MAGDVILSVQDLKRHFDVGKGLKLKAVDGISFDIFRGETFGLVGESGCGKSTAGRTILGLYNKTDGEVLYEGRSVHTMTDNERQRFLKKMQMIFQDPYASLNPRSTVYEIIAEPMQIHGMYKSQAEMRARVNELLEDVGLNRDHANRYPHEFSGGQRQRIGIARSLALDPEFIIADEPISALDVSVQAQVVKLLQRLQREKGLTYLFIAHDLSMVKYISNRIGVMYLGHMVELTTSAQLYDKPLHPYTEALLSAIPIPDPDIEESRERILLKGELPSPINPPSGCVFRTRCPYAMPVCGELKPKWLEKEEGHFVACHLHDEEVMQRSDAVRVPVESS comes from the coding sequence ATGGCTGGAGATGTGATTTTATCCGTACAGGACTTGAAACGCCATTTTGACGTGGGTAAAGGGTTGAAGCTGAAGGCGGTCGACGGCATCAGCTTCGACATTTTCAGAGGGGAGACATTCGGGCTTGTCGGTGAATCGGGCTGCGGCAAATCGACCGCAGGACGGACGATTCTGGGCCTGTACAATAAAACGGACGGCGAAGTTCTTTATGAAGGGCGCAGCGTCCATACGATGACCGATAACGAACGCCAGCGCTTCCTGAAGAAGATGCAGATGATTTTCCAGGATCCGTACGCCTCATTGAATCCACGTTCGACTGTTTACGAAATCATTGCCGAGCCGATGCAGATACATGGAATGTACAAGTCACAGGCGGAAATGCGGGCGCGTGTGAATGAATTGCTTGAAGACGTCGGCTTGAACCGGGATCATGCGAATCGCTATCCCCATGAGTTTTCCGGAGGTCAACGGCAGCGTATCGGGATTGCCCGGTCGCTTGCGCTCGATCCAGAATTCATTATTGCAGATGAGCCGATTTCAGCGCTTGACGTGTCGGTGCAGGCGCAAGTCGTCAAACTGCTTCAGCGGCTGCAACGTGAAAAGGGATTGACTTATTTGTTCATCGCGCATGATTTGTCGATGGTCAAATACATTTCCAACCGGATCGGTGTCATGTACTTGGGGCATATGGTGGAGCTTACGACGAGTGCGCAGCTGTATGATAAGCCGTTGCATCCATATACGGAAGCGCTGCTGTCGGCGATTCCGATTCCGGATCCCGACATTGAGGAATCGAGGGAAAGGATTTTGCTCAAAGGCGAGCTGCCGAGCCCGATCAATCCGCCATCCGGATGCGTTTTTCGGACACGCTGTCCGTATGCGATGCCGGTCTGCGGAGAGCTGAAACCGAAATGGCTTGAAAAGGAAGAAGGGCATTTCGTTGCCTGCCACTTGCATGACGAGGAAGTGATGCAACGGTCGGATGCGGTGAGAGTGCCGGTAGAGTCGTCCTGA
- a CDS encoding C40 family peptidase yields the protein MTELTVNMYACAVPVATVWTSPESAREMDTDGVSNPLHLNKWLEKLAYEERLDLCNGNRVQTQILYGEPVIVDEIAGEWAKVIAVWQPSKKDERGYPGWVPLRQLKKATPLAEAGGFVRVAVSKSQLWNLDGTPHIIVPFNTILPLTDESDDHFHVETPDGEALLLKADIVRAASVHTFKKRNAAAAVEEGLAYLDLPYFWGGMSSYGFDCSGFTYNMLKACGHFIPRDAGDQAKSGVEVPMDKPERWEKGDLLFFANDEGKGNVRHVGFYYGNGLLLHSPSTGQSIELLKLAGSKLERDLCAVRRYGNDEGGS from the coding sequence ATGACGGAGTTGACAGTGAATATGTATGCGTGTGCAGTGCCGGTTGCGACAGTCTGGACTTCGCCGGAATCCGCACGGGAGATGGATACGGACGGGGTATCAAATCCGCTTCATCTGAACAAATGGCTGGAGAAGCTAGCGTACGAAGAGAGGCTCGACCTTTGCAATGGAAACCGGGTACAGACGCAAATTCTATACGGCGAACCGGTTATCGTCGACGAAATCGCGGGTGAATGGGCAAAGGTGATTGCGGTATGGCAGCCATCGAAGAAAGATGAACGAGGCTATCCGGGATGGGTGCCGCTACGTCAACTGAAGAAGGCGACTCCGTTGGCGGAAGCTGGTGGATTTGTGAGAGTGGCAGTTTCGAAATCGCAATTATGGAATTTGGACGGGACGCCGCATATCATTGTTCCGTTCAATACAATCCTGCCGCTGACCGATGAAAGCGACGACCATTTCCATGTGGAAACGCCGGACGGAGAGGCGTTACTCCTGAAAGCGGATATTGTGCGGGCGGCATCTGTCCACACATTCAAAAAGCGTAATGCGGCAGCCGCCGTCGAAGAAGGGCTTGCCTATTTGGATCTTCCGTATTTCTGGGGCGGCATGTCGTCGTACGGCTTTGACTGTTCGGGCTTTACGTACAATATGCTGAAGGCTTGCGGGCATTTCATACCACGGGATGCAGGCGATCAGGCGAAAAGCGGCGTGGAAGTACCGATGGATAAACCGGAGCGATGGGAAAAGGGCGACCTATTATTCTTTGCAAATGATGAAGGGAAAGGCAATGTCCGGCACGTCGGGTTTTATTATGGAAATGGGTTGCTTCTGCATTCTCCATCGACGGGGCAATCGATTGAGCTATTGAAACTTGCAGGTTCGAAGTTGGAACGGGATTTGTGCGCAGTGCGCCGTTACGGCAATGATGAAGGGGGAAGTTGA
- a CDS encoding mandelate racemase/muconate lactonizing enzyme family protein, translated as MRIRSIETIPVAVPLTKPFKTALRTVTTAYAIYVKVTCEDGRTGWGEAPPTHVITGDSLGSITYTIEEVIAPLMLGKDLRNREEVFRLLKRSIVRNTSAKAAVDMAIHDLLGQSAGMPLFQLLGGFRSEIETDFTVSVNDAAEMADDAERYIAEGFNVLKVKVGIGDISEDIGRIRAIRERVGAGPKIRLDANQGWKPKEAVFAIGKMEDAGLDIELIEQPVLADDIDGLAYVTSHTLTPIMADESVFSAKDALRVLERRAADLINIKLMKSGGIHEALKINALAETYGVECMVGSMIETKLGITAAAHFAASQPNITRFDFDAPLMLAKDIVEGGIVYGGRVIRMPEGPGLGLDQKGMGLIGKGAGQ; from the coding sequence ATGCGCATCCGTTCAATCGAAACAATTCCCGTCGCAGTGCCGCTGACAAAGCCGTTTAAAACGGCGCTTAGAACGGTGACGACGGCCTATGCGATCTACGTGAAAGTGACCTGTGAAGACGGACGAACCGGTTGGGGGGAAGCACCCCCGACCCACGTCATCACGGGCGATTCACTTGGAAGCATTACATACACGATTGAAGAGGTCATTGCTCCACTTATGCTAGGGAAGGATTTACGGAATCGCGAGGAGGTCTTCCGCCTGCTGAAACGGTCGATCGTCCGCAATACAAGTGCGAAGGCCGCCGTCGATATGGCCATCCATGATTTGCTTGGCCAGTCGGCGGGAATGCCACTCTTTCAATTGCTCGGCGGATTCAGAAGTGAAATCGAAACCGACTTCACGGTGAGTGTCAATGACGCCGCTGAAATGGCGGACGATGCGGAGCGTTATATTGCGGAAGGCTTCAACGTATTAAAAGTAAAAGTCGGCATTGGGGACATCAGCGAGGACATCGGGCGAATTCGTGCCATCCGGGAACGGGTCGGGGCAGGACCGAAAATCCGTCTCGATGCGAACCAAGGGTGGAAGCCGAAAGAGGCTGTCTTTGCAATCGGTAAAATGGAAGACGCTGGGCTCGACATCGAATTGATTGAGCAGCCGGTGCTTGCAGATGATATTGATGGTCTTGCGTACGTGACGAGTCATACGCTGACGCCGATCATGGCGGATGAGAGCGTGTTTTCCGCGAAGGATGCACTCCGTGTGTTGGAGCGGCGGGCAGCGGATTTGATTAATATCAAACTTATGAAATCAGGCGGTATCCATGAGGCACTTAAGATCAATGCTTTGGCGGAAACATATGGTGTCGAATGCATGGTTGGCAGCATGATCGAGACGAAACTCGGGATTACGGCGGCAGCCCATTTTGCAGCGAGTCAGCCAAACATTACGAGATTCGATTTCGATGCCCCGCTAATGCTTGCGAAGGATATTGTCGAAGGCGGGATCGTCTATGGAGGAAGGGTCATCCGAATGCCTGAAGGACCTGGGCTCGGGCTGGATCAGAAGGGAATGGGACTGATTGGGAAGGGGGCAGGACAATGA
- a CDS encoding S66 peptidase family protein, producing the protein MRVRPKRLQPGDTIGIVAPSSPPNQENLERSLAFLEQLGLKWKFGQHVKNVNGYLAGTDDERLQDLEDMFADPSISGIICAGGGYGSARYTDRLDLQLIRENPKVFWGFSDITFLHTAIGLYSDLVTFHGPMLASCVGKDSFSELSAKMFQQLFEPMELHYTEEISPLNAIAGGSAQGELVGGNLSLLSNTIGTKFEIDTKGKLLFIEDVGEEPYRVDGMLNQLRMAGKLADATGIIIGDFSDVEPKKQQRTLSLDEVFRHYLGGLNKPVVEGFKIGHCEPHFAIPLGVDAKLDADHKTLTILPGVE; encoded by the coding sequence ATGAGAGTACGACCGAAAAGGCTTCAGCCGGGGGATACGATTGGGATTGTCGCGCCATCGAGCCCGCCGAATCAAGAGAATCTTGAGCGTTCGCTCGCTTTTCTGGAACAGCTTGGCCTGAAATGGAAATTCGGACAACATGTGAAAAATGTTAACGGCTATTTGGCGGGGACGGATGATGAACGGCTGCAGGATTTGGAAGACATGTTTGCGGATCCTTCGATCAGCGGCATCATTTGTGCGGGGGGCGGCTACGGTTCGGCACGCTACACCGATCGGTTGGATTTGCAGCTGATCCGGGAAAACCCGAAAGTGTTCTGGGGATTCAGCGACATCACCTTCCTCCATACCGCAATCGGTCTTTATTCGGATCTTGTCACCTTCCATGGCCCGATGCTCGCTTCGTGCGTCGGAAAAGACAGTTTCAGCGAACTGTCGGCAAAAATGTTCCAACAGCTGTTCGAGCCGATGGAGCTTCATTATACGGAAGAGATTTCACCGCTGAACGCAATTGCAGGGGGCAGTGCACAAGGGGAGCTTGTTGGTGGAAATCTATCATTGCTATCGAATACGATCGGGACGAAATTCGAAATCGATACGAAGGGCAAGCTGCTGTTCATTGAGGATGTCGGCGAGGAACCGTATCGGGTCGATGGCATGTTAAACCAACTGCGCATGGCAGGAAAACTTGCAGACGCTACGGGCATCATCATCGGCGATTTCTCTGACGTTGAGCCGAAAAAGCAACAAAGGACCTTGTCGTTGGATGAAGTGTTCCGCCATTATTTGGGCGGCTTGAACAAGCCGGTTGTGGAGGGCTTCAAGATAGGCCACTGTGAGCCGCATTTCGCGATTCCGTTAGGGGTCGACGCGAAACTTGACGCAGATCATAAGACATTGACGATTTTGCCGGGGGTGGAATGA